The Deltaproteobacteria bacterium genome includes the window ACCAACTCATTTTCAATACTTGGCACCAGATTACTTACTATTTCAATTAAAAGGTCGCGGGTTACGCGAGCTATGCGAATATGTATTAGAGAAGGTTTTGCATAATGAGGTAGTGTAACTAAGCGAGCAAAATCATTATCAAGCGTAATAACTACCGCATTGCAATCAATTGCATAAGCCAAAATCTCTTCATCAGCAGCACAAGCCATTCCAATGTC containing:
- a CDS encoding DUF5615 family PIN-like protein, whose protein sequence is MIKLVLDMGLPRTAVVELRERGFVVEHVADIGMACAADEEILAYAIDCNAVVITLDNDFARLVTLPHYAKPSLIHIRIARVTRDLLIEIVSNLVPSIENELVAGAVVSVNERGARIHKLPVM